One window from the genome of Myripristis murdjan chromosome 6, fMyrMur1.1, whole genome shotgun sequence encodes:
- the znf609a gene encoding zinc finger protein 609a isoform X1, with product MSLSSGPAGGKGVDSNAVDTYDSGDEWDIGVGNLIIDLDADLEKDKLEMSGSKEGGAMAAPPSAVAALPDNIKFVSPVAAASQGKESKSKSKRSKNSKDSVKAPASDGAKKEVQGRAPGEPPSPNPNSAPAKGAEKTSKPSRALPAVKKEKEGTGKTKKEKMEVVATGVVNAEKESGAPVLPLGAPRSCTFEGQQNPELAAAEQLGNIVLDSAGIGQPVAMTTEPDEVDSGECRNLKKVGSEKMESPVSTPAPPPLHLLAPIANSDISSPCEQIMVRTRSVAVNTADAALATEPECLGPCEPGTSVNLEGIVWQETEDGMLVVNVTWRNKTYVGTLLDCTRHDWAPPRFCESPTSDVEMRSGRGRGKRMRPSSNTPLNDNSNSSDNKASGSSKTRGAASSSKGRRGSQTTGGAEDAKASPSSAKRKTKPASDMEPTSSSEDTKASKRMRTNSNNSSGAPTLPAGKSDPLPPPQLDRTCPSPVLIDCPHPNCNKKYKHINGLKYHQARAHNDHDVRLDQDGDSEYGDDSGLHPDPASCNGAAISPARSATPKGRGFDVQSPSPSSGKLVSKQGKKKAGEAEPDVTDGGEEAACLTDEASNDGMDDRKSKKMVAGAKPDKLSQKGLKPARPIAPAAAASPYALQASSPALGSVVQSVPKSPQLKSIQPKPPPLADPASSPALAKDKKKKEKKKREGGKEGDSPKALGKGGRPEEGRSPYSEPPDALLNGATEAHQSRLASIKAEADKVYSFSDNAPSPSIGVSSRMEAGHAPPLHLNQNGADNASVKTGSPAYSDISDAGEDGEGRAESRAEGAKGVKPEPDQGPREAAKKALFPPQAPSKDSPYYPTYDSYYSPSYTNPSPGTAAAAALPHVEGAQVKVKKEEEQEVGEEAKVKVEPQEERKVEPGPQQPSVIQQRSNMYMQPLYYNQYYVPSYSYPSDQAYHAHLLASSPAYRQQYEERQRQADKKAEAKDREASGKEEWKQKAAVPPTLSKAPSLTDLGGKAGPNQAKSKEPGPVPEQAKSVIMPKGEDTKAAAPQPEGLRMKLSEAGHHGKEEVKAAAAEPGRPSSMEAAMWYRQEPDARLWPYVYPNKYPEAPKPQEDDRWKEDRERERDRKGKEERPRPKDSLQKEEGKEGVEVRTQQVSEEQRGAVKEARTSHVQFSSPLPQHQGYMPYMHGAYAYSQGYEPSHPGYRGMPSVMMQNYPGSYLSSGFSYSYGGKAAAGEESEKPSRSSPTVKPPGEAKALELLQQHASQYKSKSPSIQDKSHDRERDRDRERDRDRDRDRDREREADRPRSSPSQRILPSHHHLGYPLLSGQYDLSYNSGLSSSAIVASQQASAPSMYPPARRHT from the exons ATGTCCCTCAGCAGCGGCCCTGCAGGCGGGAAAGGTGTGGACTCCAACGCGGTGGACACGTACGACAGCGGCGATGAGTGGGATATCGGTGTCGGTAATCTGATCATTGACCTGGACGCCGACCTGGAGAAGGACAAGCTGGAGATGTCGGGCAGTAAGGAGGGCGGGGCCATGGCCGCCCCACCCAGTGCTGTGGCTGCCTTACCAGACAATATCAAGTTTGTCAGCCCTGTGGCTGCTGCATCGCAGGGCAAGGAAAGCAAATCCAAATCAAAGCGTAGTAAAAACTCTAAGGACAGTGTTAAGGCCCCGGCCTCGGACGGAGCCAAGAAGGAGGTTCAGGGTCGGGCCCCTGGGGAACCGCCGTCCCCAAACCCCAACTCCGCCCCTGCTAAGGGAGCTGAAAAGACTAGCAAACCGTCCCGTGCCCTCCCAGCCgtaaagaaggagaaggagggtaCAGGGAAAACTAAGAAGGAGAAAATGGAGGTAGTGGCCACAGGAGTGGTAAACGCAGAGAAGGAGTCCGGGGCCCCTGTCCTGCCGCTGGGGGCCCCGCGCAGCTGCACGTTTGAGGGCCAACAAAACCCAGAGCTGGCTGCGGCCGAGCAGCTTGGGAATATTGTTCTGGACTCTGCAGGGATTGGCCAGCCTGTCGCCATGACGACAGAACCAGACGAGGTGGACAGCGGCGAATGCCGAAATCTGAAGAAAGTCGGCAGTGAGAAG atGGAGTCTCCGGTCTCGactcccgctcctcctcctctgcacctcCTGGCTCCCATCGCCAACAGCGACATCTCGTCTCCCTGCGAGCAGATCATGGTCCGCACGCGCTCGGTGGCGGTGAACACGGCGGACGCGGCGCTGGCGACGGAGCCGGAGTGCCTGGGCCCGTGCGAGCCGGGCACCAGCGTCAACCTGGAGGGCATCGTGTGGCAGGAGACGGAGGACG gcatGCTGGTTGTCAACGTCACCTGGAGAAACAAGACGTATGTGGGAACCCTGCTGGACTGCACGAGACATGACTGGGCCCCACcgcg gttcTGTGAGTCTCCCACCAGCGACGTAGAGATGCGTAGCGGTCGCGGTCGGGGGAAGCGGATGCGTCCGAGCAGCAACACGCCGCTCAACGACAACAGCAACTCGTCGGACAACAAAGCGAGCGGCAGCAGCAAGACGCGCGGCGCCGCCAGCAGCAGCAAGGGCCGGCGAGGCAGCCAGACGACCGGCGGCGCCGAGGACGCCAAGGCCAGCCCGTCATCCGCCAAGAGGAAGACCAAGCCGGCCTCCGACATGGAGCCCACCTCCAGCTCTGAGGACACTAAGGCCTCCAAACGCATGAGGACCAACTCAAATAACTCCAGTGGCGCTCCGACCCTCCCCGCCGGGAAGTCCGACCCCCTGCCCCCCCCACAGCTCGACCGCACCTGCCCCTCCCCCGTCCTCATTGACTGCCCCCACCCCAACTGCAACAAGAAGTACAAGCACATCAACGGGCTGAAGTACCACCAGGCGCGCGCCCACAACGACCACGACGTCCGATTGGACCAGGACGGGGACAGCGAGTACGGCGACGACTCTGGCCTCCATCCTGACCCCGCCTCCTGTAACGGCGCTGCCATCTCCCCGGCCCGCTCGGCCACACCCAAGGGACGGGGCTTTGATGTCCAGAGCCCGTCCCCCTCGTCAGGGAAACTGGTGTCAAAGCAGGGGAAGAAGAAGGCTGGGGAGGCGGAACCGGATGTGACGGATGGCGGGGAGGAGGCGGCGTGTCTGACAGATGAGGCCAGTAACGACGGGATGGATGATCGGAAGAGCAAGAAGATGGTAGCCGGCGCCAAGCCCGATAAACTGAGCCAGAAGGGCTTGAAGCCGGCCCGGCCCATCGcacccgccgccgccgcctccccGTACGCCCTGCAGGCCTCTTCCCCCGCGCTCGGCTCCGTGGTGCAGTCCGTCCCCAAGAGCCCACAGCTGAAGAGCATCCAGCCCAAACCACCGCCGCTGGCTGACCCCGCCTCCAGCCCGGCCCTTGCCaaggacaagaagaaaaaggagaagaagaagcggGAGGGGGGGAAGGAAGGGGACAGCCCCAAGGCCCTGGGGAAAGGGGGCCGgccagaggaggggaggagccCCTACTCAGAGCCACCGGACGCTTTACTCAATGGCGCCACGGAAGCTCACCAGAGCCGGCTGGCCAGCATCAAGGCAGAGGCCGACAAGGTGTACAGCTTCTCGGACAACGCGCCCAGCCCGTCCATCGGTGTGTCCAGCCGGATGGAGGCCGGCCACGCCCCCCCTCTGCACCTCAACCAGAACGGGGCCGACAACGCGTCCGTCAAAACCGGAAGCCCCGCTTACTCTGACATCTCCGACGCCGGGGAGGACGGGGAGGGACGGGCGGAGTCGAGGGCAGAGGGGGCAAAGGGAGTGAAGCCGGAGCCTGATCAAGGCCCCCGCGAGGCAGCCAAAAAGGCGCTGTTCCCTCCGCAGGCCCCCAGCAAGGACTCGCCTTACTACCCCACCTACGACTCCTACTACTCCCCAAGCTACACCAACCCCAGCCCGggcacggcggcggcggcggcgctgcCTCATGTGGAGGGAGCACAGGTGAaggtgaagaaggaggaggagcaggaggtgggTGAGGAGGCCAAAGTGAAGGTGGAGCctcaggaggagaggaaagtggaGCCGGGGCCTCAGCAGCCGTCAGTCATCCAGCAGCGCTCCAACATGTACATGCAGCCTCTGTACTACAACCAGTACTATGTCCCATCCTACTCCTACCCCTCCGACCAGGCCTACCACGCCCACCTGCTGGCCTCCAGCCCCGCCTACCGCCAGCAGTACGAGGAGAGGCAAAGGCAGGCCGACAAGAAGGCGGAGGCCAAGGACAGGGAAGCCTCTGGAAAGGAGGAGTGGAAACAGAAGGCAGCGGTGCCCCCGACGCTTTCCAAGGCCCCCAGCCTGACCGACCTGGGCGGCAAGGCGGGGCCCAACCAGGCCAAGTCCAAAGAGCCCGGCCCCGTCCCTGAACAGGCCAAGTCCGTCATTATGCCGAAGGGAGAGGACACCAAGGCCGCCGCCCCCCAGCCTGAGGGGCTGAGGATGAAGCTGAGCGAAGCGGGACATCACGGCAAGGAGGAAGTGAAGGCGGCGGCGGCAGAGCCAGGCAGGCCGTCCAGCATGGAGGCCGCCATGTGGTACAGACAG GAGCCGGATGCACGTCTGTGGCCCTATGTCTACCCTAACAAATACCCAGAAGCCCCCAAACCGCAGGAGGACGACAGGTGGAAGGAGGACAGGGAGCGAGAGCGCGACaggaaggggaaggaggagaggccGCGGCCGAAGGACAGCCTGCAGAAAGAGGAGGGCAAGGAGGGGGTGGAGGTCAGGACTCAGCAAGTCTCAGAGGAGCAGCGGGGGGCCGTGAAGGAGGCGCGCACCTCCCATGTTCAGTTCTCCTCCCCGCTGCCGCAGCACCAGGGCTACATGCCCTACATGCACGGAGCCTACGCTTACAGCCAGGGCTACGAGCCCAGCCACCCCGGCTACCGAGGCATGCCCTCCGTCATGATGCAGAACTACCCGG GCTCGTACCTGTCGAGCGGCTTCTCCTACTCGTACGGAGGGAAGGCGGCGGCGGGGGAGGAGAGCGAGAAGCCGTCGAGGTCCAGTCCCACTGTGAAGCCACCGGGCGAGGCCAAAGCACTGGAGCTCCTGCAGCAGCACGCCAGCCAGTACAAGAGCAAGTCGCCCTCCATCCAGGACAAGAGCCACGACcgagagagagaccgagaccgagagagagacagggacagggacagagacagagacagggagagggaggccgACCGGCCACGATCCTCGCCTTCCCAACGCATCCTGCCTTCCCATCATCACCTGGGGTACCCGCTGCTGTCCGGACAGTATGACCTGTCCTACAACTCAG gcctctcctcctccgccatCGTCGCCAGTCAGCAAGCCTCCGCCCCGTCCATGTACCCCCCTGCACGGAG GCAcacctga
- the znf609a gene encoding zinc finger protein 609a isoform X2: MSLSSGPAGGKGVDSNAVDTYDSGDEWDIGVGNLIIDLDADLEKDKLEMSGSKEGGAMAAPPSAVAALPDNIKFVSPVAAASQGKESKSKSKRSKNSKDSVKAPASDGAKKEVQGRAPGEPPSPNPNSAPAKGAEKTSKPSRALPAVKKEKEGTGKTKKEKMEVVATGVVNAEKESGAPVLPLGAPRSCTFEGQQNPELAAAEQLGNIVLDSAGIGQPVAMTTEPDEVDSGECRNLKKVGSEKMESPVSTPAPPPLHLLAPIANSDISSPCEQIMVRTRSVAVNTADAALATEPECLGPCEPGTSVNLEGIVWQETEDGMLVVNVTWRNKTYVGTLLDCTRHDWAPPRFCESPTSDVEMRSGRGRGKRMRPSSNTPLNDNSNSSDNKASGSSKTRGAASSSKGRRGSQTTGGAEDAKASPSSAKRKTKPASDMEPTSSSEDTKASKRMRTNSNNSSGAPTLPAGKSDPLPPPQLDRTCPSPVLIDCPHPNCNKKYKHINGLKYHQARAHNDHDVRLDQDGDSEYGDDSGLHPDPASCNGAAISPARSATPKGRGFDVQSPSPSSGKLVSKQGKKKAGEAEPDVTDGGEEAACLTDEASNDGMDDRKSKKMVAGAKPDKLSQKGLKPARPIAPAAAASPYALQASSPALGSVVQSVPKSPQLKSIQPKPPPLADPASSPALAKDKKKKEKKKREGGKEGDSPKALGKGGRPEEGRSPYSEPPDALLNGATEAHQSRLASIKAEADKVYSFSDNAPSPSIGVSSRMEAGHAPPLHLNQNGADNASVKTGSPAYSDISDAGEDGEGRAESRAEGAKGVKPEPDQGPREAAKKALFPPQAPSKDSPYYPTYDSYYSPSYTNPSPGTAAAAALPHVEGAQVKVKKEEEQEVGEEAKVKVEPQEERKVEPGPQQPSVIQQRSNMYMQPLYYNQYYVPSYSYPSDQAYHAHLLASSPAYRQQYEERQRQADKKAEAKDREASGKEEWKQKAAVPPTLSKAPSLTDLGGKAGPNQAKSKEPGPVPEQAKSVIMPKGEDTKAAAPQPEGLRMKLSEAGHHGKEEVKAAAAEPGRPSSMEAAMWYRQEPDARLWPYVYPNKYPEAPKPQEDDRWKEDRERERDRKGKEERPRPKDSLQKEEGKEGVEVRTQQVSEEQRGAVKEARTSHVQFSSPLPQHQGYMPYMHGAYAYSQGYEPSHPGYRGMPSVMMQNYPGSYLSSGFSYSYGGKAAAGEESEKPSRSSPTVKPPGEAKALELLQQHASQYKSKSPSIQDKSHDRERDRDRERDRDRDRDRDREREADRPRSSPSQRILPSHHHLGYPLLSGQYDLSYNSGLSSSAIVASQQASAPSMYPPARR, translated from the exons ATGTCCCTCAGCAGCGGCCCTGCAGGCGGGAAAGGTGTGGACTCCAACGCGGTGGACACGTACGACAGCGGCGATGAGTGGGATATCGGTGTCGGTAATCTGATCATTGACCTGGACGCCGACCTGGAGAAGGACAAGCTGGAGATGTCGGGCAGTAAGGAGGGCGGGGCCATGGCCGCCCCACCCAGTGCTGTGGCTGCCTTACCAGACAATATCAAGTTTGTCAGCCCTGTGGCTGCTGCATCGCAGGGCAAGGAAAGCAAATCCAAATCAAAGCGTAGTAAAAACTCTAAGGACAGTGTTAAGGCCCCGGCCTCGGACGGAGCCAAGAAGGAGGTTCAGGGTCGGGCCCCTGGGGAACCGCCGTCCCCAAACCCCAACTCCGCCCCTGCTAAGGGAGCTGAAAAGACTAGCAAACCGTCCCGTGCCCTCCCAGCCgtaaagaaggagaaggagggtaCAGGGAAAACTAAGAAGGAGAAAATGGAGGTAGTGGCCACAGGAGTGGTAAACGCAGAGAAGGAGTCCGGGGCCCCTGTCCTGCCGCTGGGGGCCCCGCGCAGCTGCACGTTTGAGGGCCAACAAAACCCAGAGCTGGCTGCGGCCGAGCAGCTTGGGAATATTGTTCTGGACTCTGCAGGGATTGGCCAGCCTGTCGCCATGACGACAGAACCAGACGAGGTGGACAGCGGCGAATGCCGAAATCTGAAGAAAGTCGGCAGTGAGAAG atGGAGTCTCCGGTCTCGactcccgctcctcctcctctgcacctcCTGGCTCCCATCGCCAACAGCGACATCTCGTCTCCCTGCGAGCAGATCATGGTCCGCACGCGCTCGGTGGCGGTGAACACGGCGGACGCGGCGCTGGCGACGGAGCCGGAGTGCCTGGGCCCGTGCGAGCCGGGCACCAGCGTCAACCTGGAGGGCATCGTGTGGCAGGAGACGGAGGACG gcatGCTGGTTGTCAACGTCACCTGGAGAAACAAGACGTATGTGGGAACCCTGCTGGACTGCACGAGACATGACTGGGCCCCACcgcg gttcTGTGAGTCTCCCACCAGCGACGTAGAGATGCGTAGCGGTCGCGGTCGGGGGAAGCGGATGCGTCCGAGCAGCAACACGCCGCTCAACGACAACAGCAACTCGTCGGACAACAAAGCGAGCGGCAGCAGCAAGACGCGCGGCGCCGCCAGCAGCAGCAAGGGCCGGCGAGGCAGCCAGACGACCGGCGGCGCCGAGGACGCCAAGGCCAGCCCGTCATCCGCCAAGAGGAAGACCAAGCCGGCCTCCGACATGGAGCCCACCTCCAGCTCTGAGGACACTAAGGCCTCCAAACGCATGAGGACCAACTCAAATAACTCCAGTGGCGCTCCGACCCTCCCCGCCGGGAAGTCCGACCCCCTGCCCCCCCCACAGCTCGACCGCACCTGCCCCTCCCCCGTCCTCATTGACTGCCCCCACCCCAACTGCAACAAGAAGTACAAGCACATCAACGGGCTGAAGTACCACCAGGCGCGCGCCCACAACGACCACGACGTCCGATTGGACCAGGACGGGGACAGCGAGTACGGCGACGACTCTGGCCTCCATCCTGACCCCGCCTCCTGTAACGGCGCTGCCATCTCCCCGGCCCGCTCGGCCACACCCAAGGGACGGGGCTTTGATGTCCAGAGCCCGTCCCCCTCGTCAGGGAAACTGGTGTCAAAGCAGGGGAAGAAGAAGGCTGGGGAGGCGGAACCGGATGTGACGGATGGCGGGGAGGAGGCGGCGTGTCTGACAGATGAGGCCAGTAACGACGGGATGGATGATCGGAAGAGCAAGAAGATGGTAGCCGGCGCCAAGCCCGATAAACTGAGCCAGAAGGGCTTGAAGCCGGCCCGGCCCATCGcacccgccgccgccgcctccccGTACGCCCTGCAGGCCTCTTCCCCCGCGCTCGGCTCCGTGGTGCAGTCCGTCCCCAAGAGCCCACAGCTGAAGAGCATCCAGCCCAAACCACCGCCGCTGGCTGACCCCGCCTCCAGCCCGGCCCTTGCCaaggacaagaagaaaaaggagaagaagaagcggGAGGGGGGGAAGGAAGGGGACAGCCCCAAGGCCCTGGGGAAAGGGGGCCGgccagaggaggggaggagccCCTACTCAGAGCCACCGGACGCTTTACTCAATGGCGCCACGGAAGCTCACCAGAGCCGGCTGGCCAGCATCAAGGCAGAGGCCGACAAGGTGTACAGCTTCTCGGACAACGCGCCCAGCCCGTCCATCGGTGTGTCCAGCCGGATGGAGGCCGGCCACGCCCCCCCTCTGCACCTCAACCAGAACGGGGCCGACAACGCGTCCGTCAAAACCGGAAGCCCCGCTTACTCTGACATCTCCGACGCCGGGGAGGACGGGGAGGGACGGGCGGAGTCGAGGGCAGAGGGGGCAAAGGGAGTGAAGCCGGAGCCTGATCAAGGCCCCCGCGAGGCAGCCAAAAAGGCGCTGTTCCCTCCGCAGGCCCCCAGCAAGGACTCGCCTTACTACCCCACCTACGACTCCTACTACTCCCCAAGCTACACCAACCCCAGCCCGggcacggcggcggcggcggcgctgcCTCATGTGGAGGGAGCACAGGTGAaggtgaagaaggaggaggagcaggaggtgggTGAGGAGGCCAAAGTGAAGGTGGAGCctcaggaggagaggaaagtggaGCCGGGGCCTCAGCAGCCGTCAGTCATCCAGCAGCGCTCCAACATGTACATGCAGCCTCTGTACTACAACCAGTACTATGTCCCATCCTACTCCTACCCCTCCGACCAGGCCTACCACGCCCACCTGCTGGCCTCCAGCCCCGCCTACCGCCAGCAGTACGAGGAGAGGCAAAGGCAGGCCGACAAGAAGGCGGAGGCCAAGGACAGGGAAGCCTCTGGAAAGGAGGAGTGGAAACAGAAGGCAGCGGTGCCCCCGACGCTTTCCAAGGCCCCCAGCCTGACCGACCTGGGCGGCAAGGCGGGGCCCAACCAGGCCAAGTCCAAAGAGCCCGGCCCCGTCCCTGAACAGGCCAAGTCCGTCATTATGCCGAAGGGAGAGGACACCAAGGCCGCCGCCCCCCAGCCTGAGGGGCTGAGGATGAAGCTGAGCGAAGCGGGACATCACGGCAAGGAGGAAGTGAAGGCGGCGGCGGCAGAGCCAGGCAGGCCGTCCAGCATGGAGGCCGCCATGTGGTACAGACAG GAGCCGGATGCACGTCTGTGGCCCTATGTCTACCCTAACAAATACCCAGAAGCCCCCAAACCGCAGGAGGACGACAGGTGGAAGGAGGACAGGGAGCGAGAGCGCGACaggaaggggaaggaggagaggccGCGGCCGAAGGACAGCCTGCAGAAAGAGGAGGGCAAGGAGGGGGTGGAGGTCAGGACTCAGCAAGTCTCAGAGGAGCAGCGGGGGGCCGTGAAGGAGGCGCGCACCTCCCATGTTCAGTTCTCCTCCCCGCTGCCGCAGCACCAGGGCTACATGCCCTACATGCACGGAGCCTACGCTTACAGCCAGGGCTACGAGCCCAGCCACCCCGGCTACCGAGGCATGCCCTCCGTCATGATGCAGAACTACCCGG GCTCGTACCTGTCGAGCGGCTTCTCCTACTCGTACGGAGGGAAGGCGGCGGCGGGGGAGGAGAGCGAGAAGCCGTCGAGGTCCAGTCCCACTGTGAAGCCACCGGGCGAGGCCAAAGCACTGGAGCTCCTGCAGCAGCACGCCAGCCAGTACAAGAGCAAGTCGCCCTCCATCCAGGACAAGAGCCACGACcgagagagagaccgagaccgagagagagacagggacagggacagagacagagacagggagagggaggccgACCGGCCACGATCCTCGCCTTCCCAACGCATCCTGCCTTCCCATCATCACCTGGGGTACCCGCTGCTGTCCGGACAGTATGACCTGTCCTACAACTCAG gcctctcctcctccgccatCGTCGCCAGTCAGCAAGCCTCCGCCCCGTCCATGTACCCCCCTGCACGGAGGTGA